A single window of Pseudomonas lijiangensis DNA harbors:
- a CDS encoding DUF1127 domain-containing protein, with protein MNGLSDVRLALHSHELQEKSLAGNASANSQPCMSRWALYRHRWTTRHALLKLTEDQLRDIGLDAGQAMAEAMKPFWRM; from the coding sequence ATGAACGGGCTCAGCGATGTGCGTCTAGCGCTTCACAGCCATGAACTGCAGGAGAAGAGTCTGGCGGGCAACGCCAGTGCGAACTCACAACCCTGCATGAGCCGCTGGGCGCTGTATCGTCATCGTTGGACCACCCGTCATGCGCTGCTGAAGCTGACCGAGGATCAGCTTCGCGACATCGGGCTCGATGCCGGGCAGGCCATGGCCGAAGCCATGAAGCCCTTCTGGAGGATGTGA
- a CDS encoding aminotransferase-like domain-containing protein: MTLYVNLAELLGSRIENGFYRPGDRLPSVRALSLEHGVSLSTVQQAYRVLEDSGLAAPKPKSGYFVPASRKAPALPAVGRPVQRPVDISQWEQVLDLIRVSPAHAITQLGRGMPDISSPTLKPLMRSLSQLSRKQSMPGLYYDNIHGVHTLREQIARLLLDSGCNLTANDLIITTGCHEALSASIRAICSPGDIVAVDSPSFFGAMQTLKGLGMKALEIPTDPITGISLEALELALEQWPIKAIQLTPSCNNPLGYVMPEARKRALLTLAQRFDVAIIEDDVYGDLAFNYPRPRTIKSFDEDGRVLLCSSFSKSIAPGLRVGWVAPGRYLERVLHMKYIGTGSTAPQPQLAIAEFLQGGHFEPHLRRMRAQYQRSRDQMIDWVMRYFPEGTRVSRPQGGFMLWVELAEDFDTLRLNRALLEYDVQIAVGSIFSASGKYRNCLRMNFAPKSTPEIENAVRTIGMMIAKMSAQTD; the protein is encoded by the coding sequence ATGACGCTCTACGTCAACCTCGCCGAACTGCTTGGCTCACGCATTGAAAACGGCTTCTATCGCCCGGGCGACCGCTTGCCGTCGGTACGGGCGCTGAGCCTTGAACATGGCGTCAGCCTGAGCACCGTGCAACAGGCGTATCGTGTGCTTGAGGACAGCGGGCTGGCGGCTCCGAAACCCAAGTCCGGCTATTTCGTGCCTGCCAGCAGAAAGGCACCGGCACTCCCGGCGGTGGGCCGCCCGGTTCAACGACCGGTGGATATCTCCCAGTGGGAACAGGTGCTGGACCTGATTCGCGTCTCGCCTGCCCATGCGATCACCCAGCTAGGCCGCGGCATGCCGGATATCAGCAGCCCGACGCTCAAACCACTGATGCGCTCGCTCAGCCAGTTGAGCCGCAAACAGAGCATGCCCGGTCTGTATTACGACAATATCCATGGCGTCCATACACTTCGCGAACAGATTGCGCGGCTGCTTCTGGACTCAGGCTGCAACCTCACCGCCAACGACCTGATCATCACCACCGGCTGCCACGAAGCCCTGTCGGCGAGCATTCGCGCCATCTGCTCACCGGGCGATATCGTGGCCGTGGACTCGCCCAGCTTCTTCGGCGCCATGCAGACCCTAAAGGGCCTGGGCATGAAGGCGCTGGAAATCCCCACCGACCCGATCACCGGCATCAGCCTCGAAGCCCTGGAACTGGCGCTGGAACAGTGGCCAATCAAGGCCATACAGTTGACGCCCAGCTGCAACAATCCTCTGGGCTACGTGATGCCCGAAGCACGTAAACGGGCCTTGCTGACACTGGCCCAGCGTTTCGACGTGGCGATCATCGAAGACGACGTGTATGGCGACCTGGCCTTCAACTACCCTCGCCCGCGCACCATCAAGTCCTTCGATGAAGATGGCCGCGTCCTGCTGTGCAGTTCGTTCTCCAAGAGCATCGCTCCAGGGCTGCGCGTCGGCTGGGTCGCGCCGGGGCGTTATCTGGAGCGTGTGCTGCACATGAAATACATCGGCACCGGCTCCACAGCACCCCAGCCGCAACTGGCGATTGCCGAATTCCTCCAGGGCGGCCACTTCGAGCCGCATCTGCGGCGCATGCGGGCGCAATACCAGCGCAGCCGCGACCAGATGATCGATTGGGTCATGCGTTATTTCCCTGAAGGCACACGGGTCAGCCGGCCTCAGGGCGGGTTCATGTTGTGGGTGGAACTGGCGGAAGACTTCGACACATTGCGTCTGAATCGTGCCTTGCTGGAATACGATGTGCAGATCGCTGTGGGCAGTATTTTCTCGGCGTCCGGGAAATACAGGAACTGCCTGCGCATGAACTTCGCCCCCAAATCGACACCGGAAATCGAGAACGCTGTACGCACGATCGGCATGATGATTGCGAAAATGAGTGCACAAACCGACTGA